In Colias croceus chromosome 8, ilColCroc2.1, a genomic segment contains:
- the LOC123693738 gene encoding androgen-dependent TFPI-regulating protein-like, giving the protein MYIDIIKSSKCLLKARLWYYSLAFAHLFYAAIVLLSIDMSQDKDPAVSAYIYIRWRLLTSWFNLLTLCYFPMCIYCDWMELNGRGDEKPVIRLRQIKEVLFTSIIFPTTMYCDILFWRVWQKDPSLIAPVRIFDYLPYWTHHSLHSFSGVTVFIDLLIVPRKRPVSLLPGMLVTTAFVTVYASMVAITYANGVAVYSVLNVFDSFKITLLMIMSYLEHYFYYTLQWCIVDLVWKNRVDTEKNKIHTN; this is encoded by the exons ATGtacattgatattattaaaagcaGTAAGTGTCTGCTCAAGGCAAGGCTATGGTACTACAGTTTAGCGTTTGCGCATTTGTTCTATGCTGCTATAGTTCTGTTGAGTATAGATATGTCCCAGGATAAAGATCCAGCTGTGAGTGCATATATTTACATCAGGTGGCGGCTCTTGACCTCCTGGTTTAAT TTATTGACTCTATGTTACTTCCCCATGTGTATTTACTGCGACTGGATGGAGTTAAATGGTCGTGGTGATGAGAAACCTGTAATACGTTTGAGGCAAATCAAAGAGGTCCTCTTTACAAGCATTATATTTCCTACCACTATG tacTGCGACATCCTATTCTGGCGCGTATGGCAAAAGGACCCCAGTCTGATAGCACCAGTGAGGATATTCGATTACCTTCCCTACTGGACGCATCACTCGCTACACTCCTTCTCTGGTGTAACTGTCTTCATAGATTTACTGATTGTGCCAAGGAAGAGGCCTGTTAGTCTCTTACCAGGCATGCTGGTGACTACAGCGTTTGTGACTGTATATGCGAGCAT gGTGGCCATAACCTATGCAAATGGTGTTGCCGTATATTCAGTGTTGAACGTTTTCGatagtttcaaaataacactTCTAATGATAATGTCCTATTTAGAACATTATTTCTATTACACGCTTCAATGGTGTATTGTAGATTTAGTATGGAAAAACAGGGTCgatacagaaaaaaataaaatacatactaattaa